The following proteins are co-located in the Nonlabens ponticola genome:
- a CDS encoding TIGR04283 family arsenosugar biosynthesis glycosyltransferase, which yields MMSIVIPVLNEETGIYSLLKLLLRRAHDPQSLEFIVVDGRSVDDTLSEVKRFATDHSHQRIRVIESDKGRGLQMHNGALAAQYDTFYFLHADSHPPKNYDLYIHNAIKIGEPAGCFRMRFRSWHWWLVIIGWFTRFNWRASRGGDQSQYITRGLYEQLGGYNTDVPIYEDYLLIHELYDLEHFHVIPKWLTTSARRYTDVGVFKLQWFYLTIYWKKRRGASIDEIYEYYLKWCDVSKEKLEVAD from the coding sequence ATGATGAGCATTGTCATTCCTGTACTTAATGAAGAGACAGGAATTTATTCTTTATTAAAACTATTATTGCGACGTGCTCACGATCCACAATCGCTAGAATTTATAGTTGTTGATGGACGTAGTGTTGATGATACGTTGAGCGAGGTAAAACGTTTTGCCACTGATCACAGCCATCAAAGGATAAGAGTAATAGAGAGTGACAAGGGTCGCGGTCTACAAATGCATAACGGCGCGCTTGCTGCACAGTATGACACGTTTTACTTTCTGCATGCAGACTCTCATCCACCTAAAAATTATGATTTGTACATTCATAATGCGATCAAAATTGGCGAGCCAGCAGGCTGTTTCCGTATGCGTTTTAGAAGTTGGCACTGGTGGCTGGTCATCATAGGCTGGTTTACTAGATTCAATTGGAGAGCAAGCCGTGGCGGCGATCAAAGCCAATACATTACTAGAGGATTATATGAGCAGTTGGGCGGCTATAACACAGATGTTCCTATCTATGAGGATTACCTGCTCATCCATGAGCTTTATGATCTTGAGCATTTCCATGTGATCCCAAAGTGGCTTACCACAAGTGCGAGACGCTATACTGATGTAGGCGTTTTCAAACTGCAATGGTTTTACCTCACGATTTATTGGAAAAAGCGTCGAGGTGCTAGCATAGATGAAATCTATGAGTACTATCTCAAATGGTGCGATGTTTCTAAGGAAAAGCTAGAAGTAGCTGATTGA
- a CDS encoding DUF547 domain-containing protein, whose product MKKITYLLLFIFITASCVGAGSLYYDTLEANEQISTNRSQLDHSEYDKLLKRYVNEEGFVDYEGLKKEHAALKSYLTYLSVNPPKKDWENGEQFAYYINLYNAATLDLILDNDMPASIKDISGPLGQVWLKEYINVNGEMYSLASIEKGVLQKMGDPRIHFAINCASYSCPKLMRDAFTGSNVDELMDRAAREFVNSDKNDLSDPANPKLSSIFKFYTSDFTDTGKSLVAYVNQYADQKINTGAKVDFKEYDWSLNDQE is encoded by the coding sequence ATGAAAAAAATAACATATTTATTACTCTTCATTTTTATAACAGCTTCTTGTGTTGGCGCTGGTAGTCTATACTATGACACACTAGAGGCCAACGAACAGATTTCTACCAATAGGTCGCAGTTAGACCACAGTGAATATGACAAGCTGCTCAAGAGATATGTCAATGAAGAAGGTTTTGTGGACTATGAGGGTCTTAAAAAAGAGCATGCGGCACTTAAATCATACTTGACGTATTTGAGTGTAAATCCACCTAAAAAGGATTGGGAAAACGGTGAGCAATTTGCCTATTACATCAATTTATATAATGCTGCAACGCTGGATTTGATTTTGGACAATGACATGCCCGCAAGTATTAAGGATATTAGTGGGCCGTTGGGTCAAGTGTGGCTTAAGGAATATATTAATGTGAATGGTGAGATGTATTCGCTTGCCTCGATTGAAAAAGGCGTGCTGCAAAAAATGGGTGATCCTAGAATCCATTTTGCTATTAATTGTGCGAGTTATTCTTGTCCCAAATTGATGCGTGACGCGTTTACAGGTTCTAACGTGGATGAACTTATGGATCGTGCTGCAAGAGAATTTGTCAATAGCGATAAGAATGATTTAAGCGACCCTGCAAACCCAAAACTGAGCAGCATCTTCAAGTTTTACACTAGCGACTTTACCGATACTGGCAAGAGTCTAGTAGCCTACGTGAACCAGTATGCAGATCAAAAAATCAATACGGGTGCCAAGGTAGATTTTAAAGAATATGACTGGTCGCTCAACGATCAAGAATAA
- a CDS encoding purine-nucleoside phosphorylase: MLSRKQLENSIDYLKDQGFDAPEVGIVLGTGLGQLVDKIENQKVAHYNNIPSFPLATVEFHTGKLIYGDLGGKKVVVMQGRFHLYEGYDFIDITYPIRVMHGLGINNLLVSNAAGAINLDMKKGDLMLIDDHINLQGGSPLAFKGVSDFGERFTDMSAPYDATMNKHLQDVASDHGINLHTGVYASVVGPQLETRAEYRMLKIMGADAVGMSTVPEIIVANHLNLPVSAVSVLTDECDPDDLAPVNVPEIIEVAGKAEPKMVQLFQGVIERL, from the coding sequence ATGCTAAGTAGAAAACAACTAGAAAACTCAATAGATTATTTAAAGGATCAAGGCTTTGATGCACCAGAGGTTGGTATCGTCCTAGGTACAGGTCTAGGCCAGCTGGTGGACAAGATCGAGAACCAGAAAGTAGCACACTACAATAACATACCATCGTTCCCACTTGCGACGGTAGAGTTTCATACTGGTAAACTGATTTACGGCGATCTAGGTGGTAAAAAAGTTGTCGTGATGCAAGGTCGTTTTCACTTGTATGAAGGTTATGATTTTATCGATATCACATATCCTATACGTGTCATGCATGGTTTGGGAATCAATAATTTATTGGTTTCAAATGCTGCTGGTGCCATCAATCTAGATATGAAAAAAGGCGATTTGATGTTGATCGACGATCACATCAATTTGCAAGGTGGTAGCCCGCTGGCTTTTAAGGGTGTGTCTGATTTTGGCGAGCGATTTACAGATATGAGCGCGCCTTATGATGCGACTATGAACAAGCATTTACAGGATGTTGCGAGCGATCACGGCATCAATTTACACACAGGTGTGTACGCCAGCGTCGTTGGCCCGCAACTAGAAACCAGAGCCGAGTACCGCATGCTCAAAATCATGGGTGCTGATGCGGTAGGAATGAGTACCGTGCCTGAAATTATCGTTGCCAACCATTTGAATTTACCTGTGAGCGCGGTTTCCGTTTTGACAGATGAGTGCGATCCAGACGATCTCGCACCTGTAAATGTGCCAGAAATTATAGAAGTGGCAGGAAAAGCTGAGCCTAAAATGGTCCAGCTATTCCAGGGCGTGATCGAGCGACTGTAA
- a CDS encoding TIGR04282 family arsenosugar biosynthesis glycosyltransferase has product MTNCLIIFTRNPELGKGKRRLAATLGDEKALEIYKFLLDHTRSITKNIYGVKQVWYSERVHKDDDWDNLAYEKYQQQGNDLGERMRFAFEQALERHQSVIIIGSDMYDLTALEIDDAFKKLNEKDAVIGPAMDGGYYLLGFRDKIPNGIFENKDWGTSTVLEKTLKDLEGLDYAMLEERNDVDTEDDVKDHPDFQLLLD; this is encoded by the coding sequence ATGACCAACTGCCTCATCATATTCACTCGCAATCCAGAATTAGGGAAAGGTAAACGTCGTCTGGCTGCAACGCTGGGCGATGAAAAAGCGCTGGAGATTTATAAGTTTTTACTCGACCACACACGATCGATTACAAAAAACATCTATGGCGTCAAGCAGGTCTGGTACAGCGAGCGTGTCCATAAGGATGATGATTGGGATAATCTGGCCTATGAAAAATACCAGCAGCAAGGCAATGATCTAGGCGAGCGCATGAGATTTGCTTTTGAACAAGCACTAGAACGACACCAGAGTGTCATTATCATAGGGTCTGACATGTATGATCTCACTGCGCTAGAGATAGACGACGCCTTTAAAAAGCTCAATGAAAAGGACGCTGTGATAGGACCAGCAATGGATGGTGGTTATTATCTTTTGGGCTTTAGGGACAAGATTCCTAATGGTATCTTTGAGAACAAGGATTGGGGAACGTCAACAGTCCTAGAGAAAACTCTTAAAGATCTGGAAGGCCTAGATTATGCAATGCTTGAAGAGCGCAACGATGTCGATACAGAAGATGATGTTAAGGATCATCCAGACTTTCAACTATTATTAGATTAA
- a CDS encoding type II toxin-antitoxin system RelE/ParE family toxin, which produces MAGRNVIWTKTADIQFIGILEYWVRRNNSKSYSIKLIEKVEDYTNKIAIDPLLFQKTSFQNTRMAVLGNYSIFYQFTDSDVIIMAFWDNRQDPKKLLAVLRTK; this is translated from the coding sequence GTGGCTGGGCGCAATGTAATATGGACCAAGACTGCTGATATTCAATTTATAGGGATTCTAGAATACTGGGTTAGAAGAAACAATTCCAAATCGTATTCAATAAAGCTAATCGAAAAAGTAGAAGACTACACTAATAAAATTGCAATAGACCCTTTACTTTTTCAAAAGACCAGTTTTCAGAATACGAGAATGGCGGTACTTGGAAACTATAGCATCTTTTATCAATTTACAGATAGTGATGTAATAATCATGGCTTTCTGGGACAATAGACAAGATCCCAAAAAACTATTGGCCGTTCTGAGAACAAAATAG
- the ruvC gene encoding crossover junction endodeoxyribonuclease RuvC, giving the protein MAKERIILGVDPGTAIMGFGVIKVVGNTMSFIQMNELDLRKIKDPYIKLRRIFERTIELIDTYHPDEIALEAPFFGKNVQSMLKLGRAQGVAMAAGLSRDIPVTEYAPRKIKQSITGKGTASKEQVAAMLKSTLNLKELPKNLDMTDGLAAAVCHFYNSGRIEIGKNYSGWAAYVKQNEKRVDK; this is encoded by the coding sequence TTGGCTAAGGAAAGAATCATTTTAGGAGTTGATCCGGGAACGGCGATCATGGGTTTTGGCGTGATCAAGGTCGTGGGCAACACCATGTCATTTATTCAGATGAATGAGCTTGATTTAAGAAAAATCAAAGATCCATACATCAAACTGCGTCGCATTTTTGAACGTACTATTGAGCTTATAGATACCTATCATCCAGATGAGATTGCGCTGGAAGCACCGTTTTTTGGTAAGAACGTGCAATCCATGCTTAAATTGGGCCGCGCACAAGGCGTTGCGATGGCTGCAGGATTGTCTCGTGACATCCCTGTAACCGAATATGCACCCAGAAAAATCAAACAATCCATCACAGGAAAAGGAACCGCGAGCAAGGAACAAGTTGCCGCCATGCTTAAAAGTACCCTTAATTTAAAGGAACTTCCCAAAAACCTAGACATGACCGATGGTCTTGCCGCGGCAGTATGCCATTTTTATAACAGCGGTAGGATTGAGATAGGTAAAAACTATTCTGGATGGGCAGCCTATGTTAAGCAGAATGAGAAACGAGTGGATAAATAA
- a CDS encoding lysylphosphatidylglycerol synthase domain-containing protein, protein MLGISNKAKHFLFLTLKIAVILLIVTFLVLKWQSQPFSFIDLKIYALSLPIYLWVLLPLLSLSSWLVESLKWQFLVRDFRELRFRESIIQNLTSQATSFLTPLRAGEFATKPFFFQADYRRKVLRAVFTGNVLQMAITVILGVPALIFLLDVPMLWISVCAVVAILLVLIEQRWMNLLRLTNVEFVSIVLLSLGRYLLFASVWLILILNSDIFTTIISVMAAISAMYLVVSILPVLQWMDIIVRLGAAQFFLSMLGVDSAEIVLMVFIVWLTNTLLPTAIGSLILISLRSPKNLLA, encoded by the coding sequence ATGCTAGGCATCTCAAACAAAGCTAAACATTTCTTGTTCCTGACCTTGAAGATCGCGGTAATTCTGTTAATCGTGACATTCCTAGTTCTTAAATGGCAATCGCAACCGTTTTCATTCATTGATCTTAAAATCTATGCCTTGTCATTACCCATTTATCTTTGGGTATTATTACCATTACTAAGCTTGTCAAGCTGGCTGGTAGAAAGTCTCAAATGGCAATTTCTTGTAAGAGATTTTAGAGAATTACGCTTTCGCGAAAGCATCATCCAAAACCTCACATCGCAAGCAACAAGCTTTTTAACACCGCTGCGCGCTGGAGAATTTGCCACCAAACCTTTCTTTTTTCAAGCAGATTACCGCAGGAAAGTGCTGAGAGCCGTGTTTACAGGAAACGTATTGCAAATGGCGATCACGGTAATCCTAGGTGTACCAGCATTGATATTTTTACTTGATGTGCCGATGTTATGGATAAGTGTTTGTGCCGTTGTCGCCATCCTGCTGGTGTTGATAGAACAGCGATGGATGAATTTACTCAGGCTTACTAATGTCGAGTTTGTAAGTATTGTGCTTCTTAGTTTAGGGCGATATCTGCTGTTTGCAAGCGTGTGGTTGATATTGATTTTAAACAGCGATATTTTCACAACCATCATTAGCGTGATGGCAGCAATAAGTGCTATGTATCTCGTGGTGTCCATACTACCGGTATTGCAATGGATGGATATCATCGTGCGATTGGGTGCGGCGCAATTCTTTTTGTCCATGTTAGGTGTTGATAGTGCAGAAATTGTGTTGATGGTTTTTATCGTCTGGTTGACTAATACGCTGTTACCAACGGCAATTGGTTCTCTTATACTCATATCCTTGCGATCTCCTAAAAATCTACTTGCATGA
- a CDS encoding glycosyltransferase, which yields MMFVVVVISLGYALLLLSLAMPALTYQPHPTSRKKNVGSAPIKFTIIITYRNEAAVLPRLLGSIAQVDYPADCSQWILVNDASEDNSAKIISDFKETYKHLNLKMLDRIPQSNSGKKDAITQALDQALYDNIITTDADCQLPNHWLKAYNQHYQQYADAQFIAAPVIIESDDLLTQLQASEMLSLQAISIGAFSYRQPFLSNGANMSFLKEAFYQVDGYAGNNQISSGDDIFLLEKLAAEDVIQCHYLKSDDAIVTTLPKRSLNGIIRQRVRWSKKGSKTKSMLNKLVSFQVLAMSLLWIVAPLLYLVEVITLDLWLIVWILKFFTDAIVLLIGSTALNQSGLNSWFLINHLGYPFIVIAIAFKSITAKVIWNDRVIDRQIS from the coding sequence ATGATGTTTGTCGTGGTGGTTATCAGCCTTGGGTATGCACTGTTGTTATTATCGCTTGCCATGCCTGCACTTACCTATCAACCACATCCCACGAGTAGGAAAAAAAACGTAGGATCCGCTCCTATCAAGTTTACTATTATCATAACTTATAGAAATGAGGCTGCTGTCCTGCCGCGTTTACTAGGCAGCATCGCACAGGTTGATTACCCAGCAGATTGTTCACAATGGATTTTAGTCAACGACGCGAGTGAGGATAATAGTGCTAAAATAATCTCTGATTTTAAAGAAACTTATAAGCACCTAAATCTTAAAATGCTGGATCGAATACCTCAATCCAATAGTGGCAAAAAAGACGCTATCACTCAAGCACTGGATCAAGCTCTTTACGACAACATCATCACTACTGATGCAGATTGTCAGCTGCCCAACCATTGGCTCAAAGCATACAATCAACACTACCAGCAATATGCCGATGCTCAATTTATCGCAGCACCTGTGATTATTGAAAGTGATGATTTGCTAACTCAATTACAGGCAAGCGAGATGCTTTCACTGCAAGCAATTAGCATAGGTGCTTTTTCATATAGGCAACCCTTCTTGAGTAATGGTGCTAATATGTCTTTCTTAAAAGAGGCTTTTTATCAAGTTGATGGATATGCTGGAAACAATCAAATATCTAGCGGTGATGATATTTTTTTACTCGAGAAACTAGCTGCCGAAGATGTGATACAATGCCACTATCTTAAGAGTGATGATGCTATAGTGACGACCTTACCTAAAAGGTCTTTAAATGGGATAATCAGACAGCGTGTTCGCTGGTCAAAAAAAGGTTCTAAAACCAAAAGCATGCTCAACAAACTAGTTAGCTTTCAAGTTTTGGCGATGTCGTTGTTATGGATTGTTGCACCACTACTCTATCTGGTAGAGGTAATCACGCTAGATCTATGGCTCATTGTTTGGATACTAAAGTTCTTTACTGATGCCATCGTGTTGCTCATTGGCTCAACAGCACTTAACCAGAGTGGGTTGAATTCTTGGTTTTTAATTAATCACTTAGGCTATCCTTTTATTGTTATCGCCATTGCTTTTAAATCAATAACAGCAAAGGTCATCTGGAACGATAGAGTTATTGATCGGCAGATTTCTTAA
- a CDS encoding tetratricopeptide repeat protein: MPKILKQLTLTYFTCMILCHVAAQQSTIIAGDSLFALGRYSEALDQYNQVHDDVDTYKKIARVYTTMGNPDLAISSYEKALLITPEDDQTRFELGKLLLRSNQPLQALTIFKNLQANNSQVATYHYYLAESQDILNQTDSAIINYSQALKLQPAYRAARIESISNFIKTRQSFKAIATAQEGLQQNPDDIKINSLLGQAYYNAKLYDKAIEVFNKLFELGNDTEFNRKTLGLSYLGDAQWQQAADSFKIYIDQYEEGNALIWFQLARAYYRLKEYDKAVDAMENSILYKRPAIDQEYLQLSSIWAQKGDLKKAFNYIKLASQEAPEDEIIAYQLVLAADNYFKDKETIIQYYERFVQRFGTDSDYGESAAARLSDLKKEQFMSPQD; this comes from the coding sequence ATGCCCAAAATCTTGAAGCAACTTACTCTTACCTATTTTACTTGTATGATTTTGTGTCATGTCGCAGCGCAACAATCAACTATTATCGCAGGTGATAGCTTATTCGCTCTAGGTAGATACAGTGAAGCTTTAGATCAATACAATCAGGTACATGACGATGTAGATACTTATAAAAAAATCGCTCGCGTTTACACAACTATGGGTAATCCAGATCTCGCTATATCAAGTTATGAAAAAGCGTTACTTATTACTCCAGAAGACGATCAAACCAGGTTTGAGTTAGGTAAATTACTATTGCGCAGCAATCAACCATTGCAAGCCTTGACTATTTTTAAGAATTTACAAGCAAATAATTCTCAAGTAGCGACGTATCATTATTACCTGGCGGAATCTCAAGACATTCTCAATCAGACTGATTCTGCAATCATCAACTATTCACAAGCGCTAAAGTTGCAGCCAGCATATCGTGCGGCTCGTATAGAATCAATAAGCAATTTTATTAAAACACGTCAATCTTTTAAGGCGATCGCCACAGCTCAAGAAGGATTACAACAAAATCCAGATGATATTAAAATAAACAGTTTACTAGGACAAGCTTACTATAATGCAAAACTATATGATAAAGCTATTGAAGTCTTCAACAAGCTTTTTGAACTAGGCAACGATACAGAATTTAACAGGAAAACCTTGGGTCTATCATACCTAGGAGATGCTCAATGGCAGCAAGCAGCAGATAGTTTCAAAATCTACATCGATCAATATGAAGAAGGGAATGCACTTATATGGTTTCAGCTTGCTCGAGCTTACTATCGTCTTAAAGAGTATGATAAAGCGGTAGATGCGATGGAAAATAGTATTCTTTACAAGCGACCAGCTATAGATCAGGAGTATTTACAATTATCATCCATTTGGGCTCAAAAAGGTGATCTTAAAAAAGCGTTCAACTACATAAAACTAGCTTCACAAGAAGCTCCAGAAGATGAGATCATTGCTTACCAACTAGTTTTAGCAGCCGATAATTATTTTAAGGACAAAGAAACCATTATTCAGTATTACGAGCGGTTTGTCCAGAGATTTGGTACTGATTCTGATTATGGCGAGTCAGCAGCGGCGCGATTGAGCGATCTCAAAAAAGAACAGTTTATGAGCCCACAGGATTGA
- a CDS encoding dihydrolipoamide dehydrogenase, whose amino-acid sequence MKNILLLMVLAVATISCEGDPGFDGRDGIDGRDGIDGITVEALSFEETVDFNEDNDYRVFLPFEDYVDLNDVGLDDMTLVYILFDQFEDDNGDVFDVWRLIPQVLYSDNGEYQYNFSATNFDVEIFVDTPDLDDRGNLNEADLENQTFRVVILPIDFATDPNIDVSDYESVAKLLKL is encoded by the coding sequence ATGAAAAATATACTACTATTAATGGTGCTCGCAGTAGCCACTATCTCATGTGAAGGCGATCCAGGATTTGATGGACGTGATGGAATAGACGGTCGTGATGGAATCGATGGCATTACAGTAGAGGCCTTATCGTTTGAGGAGACTGTTGATTTTAATGAGGATAATGATTATAGAGTCTTTTTACCGTTTGAAGATTATGTCGATCTTAATGATGTAGGTCTAGACGATATGACGTTGGTCTACATTCTATTTGATCAATTTGAAGATGACAATGGTGATGTATTTGATGTATGGAGATTGATACCTCAGGTACTGTATAGCGACAATGGTGAGTATCAGTATAATTTTTCTGCGACAAACTTTGATGTTGAAATCTTTGTAGATACTCCAGATCTAGACGATAGAGGCAACTTGAATGAGGCTGATCTTGAAAACCAAACCTTTAGAGTTGTGATATTGCCTATTGACTTTGCAACAGACCCTAATATTGATGTGTCTGATTATGAAAGTGTTGCAAAACTACTTAAGCTGTAG
- a CDS encoding Cof-type HAD-IIB family hydrolase, which produces MVKLIATDIDGTLLDDNRFISQKTRSIFSQLEIPVILISARMPSAMYYLQDALGRSGAPIICYNGALIKHQGHELYSLTIPFAIIKEVAQIGVAHNLHVSIYRDDEWFVTQVDKWTAREINNTRVQPIVQDLAMTLAQLERTQGAGGAHKIMYMGDKDDMDSAFAKANKALSKKLHLYRSKDTYTEISPAGISKSSALQLLLSTNFKRISIREVAAFGDNYNDIEMLRDAGYGVAVENARPEVKAVANDVTLHHKKDGVALWLEDNLLQ; this is translated from the coding sequence ATGGTTAAACTTATTGCTACAGATATTGACGGCACGCTGCTTGACGATAATCGCTTCATTTCCCAGAAAACAAGGTCGATATTTAGTCAGCTAGAGATTCCCGTGATATTAATTTCTGCACGCATGCCCAGTGCCATGTATTATTTGCAAGACGCTTTGGGTCGTTCTGGTGCGCCCATCATTTGTTACAACGGCGCACTTATAAAGCATCAAGGTCATGAACTTTATAGTCTAACCATACCGTTTGCAATTATCAAGGAAGTGGCACAAATAGGCGTAGCGCACAATTTACATGTGAGCATCTACCGCGATGACGAGTGGTTTGTAACGCAGGTGGACAAATGGACGGCGCGCGAGATCAACAACACACGCGTGCAACCTATTGTGCAGGATCTCGCTATGACCCTTGCTCAATTAGAGCGTACTCAGGGAGCAGGCGGCGCCCACAAGATTATGTACATGGGCGATAAGGATGATATGGATTCCGCTTTCGCGAAAGCCAACAAAGCACTGTCCAAAAAACTACATTTATACCGCTCAAAAGATACTTATACCGAAATCTCACCAGCAGGAATATCAAAAAGTAGTGCGCTACAACTGCTGCTAAGTACTAACTTCAAACGGATAAGTATTAGAGAGGTGGCCGCATTTGGTGATAACTACAATGATATTGAGATGTTGCGTGACGCTGGATATGGCGTCGCTGTTGAGAATGCACGACCAGAGGTCAAGGCGGTTGCAAACGATGTCACTTTACATCACAAGAAAGATGGAGTCGCACTATGGCTTGAGGACAACTTACTACAATAA
- a CDS encoding DUF6642 family protein: MSQLEVPITDVETFIYCLEVVPDVDVVQTTEVTSILEDIARNQHITSIYKACDTIEGLEEAINQLIYDDHHFKDYEIIYLVLPGDANNILINGYYYSIEEIAELFEGKLDGKILHFANKKVLDLTDEESQYFMDITGARAVSGYGFKSDNLTSAFTIDRVFFSLFYEDDDIKAVVERMFRKHYKLCTLLDFRLYY, encoded by the coding sequence ATGAGCCAGCTTGAAGTACCCATCACTGATGTTGAGACGTTTATCTATTGTCTTGAGGTGGTTCCCGATGTTGATGTTGTTCAAACTACTGAGGTTACTTCAATTCTTGAAGATATTGCGCGCAATCAACACATCACGAGTATTTATAAAGCTTGCGACACCATTGAAGGACTTGAAGAAGCTATCAATCAGCTTATTTATGATGACCATCATTTCAAGGATTATGAGATAATATACTTGGTCTTACCAGGCGATGCCAATAACATTCTTATCAACGGCTACTATTACAGCATTGAAGAAATTGCAGAATTGTTTGAAGGCAAACTGGACGGCAAGATTCTCCATTTTGCTAATAAAAAGGTACTTGATCTGACTGATGAGGAATCACAGTATTTTATGGATATCACAGGTGCTAGAGCGGTTTCTGGATACGGCTTCAAATCAGATAATTTGACAAGCGCGTTTACAATTGATCGAGTGTTTTTTAGCCTGTTTTATGAGGACGATGACATCAAAGCTGTAGTAGAACGCATGTTTAGGAAGCATTACAAATTGTGTACGTTGCTGGATTTTAGATTGTATTATTGA
- a CDS encoding Brp/Blh family beta-carotene 15,15'-dioxygenase, with product MILVATLGLIHGANDYFILRSAGKFQIKLVSFISIYIAAGAAIALLFWGLPWVALNVFVLVSAYHFGEEHLHHWMPVKGWSGNLLAFFYGLSVFAILFIANIQELQQVLSTTIFDPTLIEWNYLALIPFLVIQAIVSFGNMILRRIKVYQFLILQLSLLVLYLFFTVFDLLQGFAFYFVFWHSVPSIISQLDDLKLKRLEGFMTYIKKALPFYLVSIAGIVMLYLLMGDTITQLSLVIILSAATTIPHVLLFAWQRNQNPDNHWERPPV from the coding sequence ATGATATTAGTCGCTACATTAGGTTTGATTCACGGCGCAAATGATTATTTCATTCTGCGATCTGCTGGGAAGTTCCAAATAAAATTAGTCAGCTTTATTTCTATTTACATCGCTGCAGGTGCAGCAATTGCATTACTTTTTTGGGGATTACCATGGGTGGCACTCAATGTTTTTGTTTTGGTAAGCGCTTATCATTTTGGCGAGGAGCATTTGCATCACTGGATGCCAGTAAAAGGATGGTCAGGTAACCTACTGGCGTTTTTCTATGGGCTTTCTGTTTTTGCGATTTTATTCATAGCTAATATACAAGAGCTACAGCAAGTTTTATCTACTACCATATTTGACCCAACTCTAATTGAATGGAACTATCTAGCACTAATCCCTTTTCTGGTAATTCAGGCGATCGTTTCCTTCGGGAACATGATTTTAAGGCGTATCAAGGTGTATCAATTCTTGATATTGCAGCTCAGTCTGTTAGTGCTGTATCTATTTTTTACGGTCTTTGATTTGCTTCAAGGGTTTGCTTTTTACTTTGTATTCTGGCACAGTGTTCCTAGTATTATAAGTCAACTAGACGATTTAAAATTGAAGCGATTGGAGGGTTTTATGACTTACATAAAAAAAGCCTTGCCATTTTACCTAGTGTCGATCGCTGGTATCGTGATGCTCTACCTGCTTATGGGCGATACTATTACCCAGCTATCACTAGTAATCATACTTAGCGCCGCAACTACCATTCCTCACGTTTTGCTCTTCGCATGGCAGCGAAATCAAAATCCAGATAATCATTGGGAGCGACCACCTGTTTAA